A window of Peptostreptococcaceae bacterium contains these coding sequences:
- a CDS encoding diguanylate cyclase, which yields FETEQIIKRINELSLKEKVGNIDISISFGYATNSNEEENIQEIFKYAEDLMYRHKRSESSGKGIC from the coding sequence TTTTGAAACAGAGCAAATCATTAAACGTATTAATGAACTGTCTTTAAAAGAAAAAGTTGGAAATATTGATATTTCTATTTCCTTTGGTTACGCAACAAACAGCAACGAGGAAGAAAATATTCAAGAGATATTTAAATATGCTGAAGATCTTATGTATCGGCATAAGCGCTCTGAAAGTTCGGGCAAAGGTATTTGTTGA